A DNA window from Macadamia integrifolia cultivar HAES 741 chromosome 4, SCU_Mint_v3, whole genome shotgun sequence contains the following coding sequences:
- the LOC122076835 gene encoding potassium transporter 11-like isoform X3 yields the protein MIERAGSESGTRFMASVASTSNEDEATNKGNMWDLEQKLDQPMDEEAGKIKDMYREKKFSAMLVLRLAFQSLGVVYGDLGTSPLYVFYNTFSRGIEDPEDIIGALSLIIYSLTLVPLLKYVFLVLRANDNGQGGTFALYSLLCRHAKVKTIPNQHRKDEELTTYSRHVFHEKSFAAKTKRWLEGHEYKKNALLILVLLGTCMVIGDGILTPAISVLSAAGGIKVDHPNMSSDVVIIVAVIILVGLFSMQHYGTDRVGWLFAPIVLLWFLFIGSIGAFNIWKYDSSVLKALSPVYIVRYFRRGGRDGWTSLGGIMLSITGTEALFADLGHFPVLAVQIAFTVVVFPSLLLAYSGQAAYLMKHQDHVVDAFYRSIPGSVYWPMFIIATLAAIVASQATISATFSIIKQAEALGCFPRVKVVHTSKNFLGQVYIPDINWVLMILCIAVTAGFKNQSQIGNAYGWRIASSINDKQTDGNTWCLHR from the exons ATGATTGAAAGAGCAGGTAGTGAATCAGGTACCAGATTTATGGCTTCTGTGGCTTCGACATCAAATGAAGATGAAGCTACTAATAAAGGCAACATGTGGGATTTGGAGCAAAAGCTTGATCAGCCCATGGACGAGGAGGCTGGAAAGATCAAAGATATGTACAGAGAAAAG AAATTTTCGGCAATGTTAGTTTTGAGACTTGCATTCCAGAGTCTTGGTGTTGTATATGGAGACCTGGGCACATCTCCCTTATATGTTTTCTACAATACATTTTCTCGTGGAATTGAGGATCCGGAGGACATCATTGGAGCTCTCTCTTTGATTATATACTCACTTACTCTTGTTCCACTCCTCAAGTATGTCTTTTTGGTGTTGAGGGCTAATGATAATGGTCAAG GTGGAACATTTGCTCTTTATTCATTACTCTGCCGACATGCAAAGGTGAAAACTATACCGAATCAACACAGGAAAGATGAGGAGCTAACAACATACAGTCGGCATGTATTCCATGAGAAATCATTTGCTGCAAAAACTAAGAGATGGTTAGAGGGACATGAATACAAGAAGAACGCACTTCTTATCCTTGTCCTTCTTGGCACTTGCATGGTGATTGGGGATGGGATTCTAACTCCAGCCATATCAG TTCTTTCAGCTGCTGGAGGAATAAAGGTAGACCACCCTAATATGAGTAGTG ATGTAGTTATCATTGTTGCGGTGATAATATTAGTAGGTTTGTTTAGCATGCAACATTATGGCACAGATAGAGTTGGATGGCTGTTTGCTCCAATTGTCCTTCTTTGGTTTCTCTTTATTGGAAGTATTGGTGCATTCAACATATGGAAGTATGATAGTTCTGTTCTGAAAGCGTTATCCCCAGTTTACATTGTTCGGTATTTCAGGCGAGGAGGGAGAGATGGTTGGACCTCCCTTGGAGGGATCATGCTTAGTATCACAG GGACAGAAGCACTCTTTGCAGACCTAGGACATTTCCCAGTGTTGGCTGTTCAGATTGCATTCACAGTAGTTGTGTTCCCTAGTCTTCTTTTAGCGTATTCAGGACAAGCTGCTTACCTTATGAAACACCAGGATCATGTGGTAGATGCATTTTATCGCTCAATTCCAG GGAGTGTGTACTGGCCTATGTTTATTATTGCAACATTAGCTGCTATTGTTGCTAGTCAGGCCACCATATCTGCAACATTTTCAATTATCAAACAGGCCGAAGCACTTGGCTGTTTTCCAAGAGTAAAGGTTGTTCATACGTCAAAGAATTTCCTTGGTCAGGTATATATTCCTGATATTAATTGGGTCCTCATGATTCTCTGCATTGCTGTCACTGCTGGATTCAAAAATCAGAGCCAGATTGGAAATGCTTATG GTTGGAGAATTGCTTCTTCAATTAATGATAAGCAGACTGATGGCAACACTTGGTGCCTTCACAGATGA
- the LOC122076835 gene encoding potassium transporter 11-like isoform X1 has protein sequence MIERAGSESGTRFMASVASTSNEDEATNKGNMWDLEQKLDQPMDEEAGKIKDMYREKKFSAMLVLRLAFQSLGVVYGDLGTSPLYVFYNTFSRGIEDPEDIIGALSLIIYSLTLVPLLKYVFLVLRANDNGQGGTFALYSLLCRHAKVKTIPNQHRKDEELTTYSRHVFHEKSFAAKTKRWLEGHEYKKNALLILVLLGTCMVIGDGILTPAISVLSAAGGIKVDHPNMSSDVVIIVAVIILVGLFSMQHYGTDRVGWLFAPIVLLWFLFIGSIGAFNIWKYDSSVLKALSPVYIVRYFRRGGRDGWTSLGGIMLSITGTEALFADLGHFPVLAVQIAFTVVVFPSLLLAYSGQAAYLMKHQDHVVDAFYRSIPGSVYWPMFIIATLAAIVASQATISATFSIIKQAEALGCFPRVKVVHTSKNFLGQVYIPDINWVLMILCIAVTAGFKNQSQIGNAYGTAVVVVMLVTTSLMILIMLLVWHCHWSLVLIFTILSSAVELPYFSAVLFKVDQGGWVPLVIAAAFLVIMYVWHYGSMKRYEFEMHSKVSIAWILGLGPSLGLVRVPGIGFVYTELASGVPPIFSHFITNLPAIHSVVVFVCVKYLPVYTVPQEERFLVKRIGPKNFHIFRCIARYGYKDLHKKDDNFEKMLFDSLLLYVRLESMMEGCSDSEEYSLNGLQTMQSGDFLLTENSNTFTSNMECTISDEDSIVPIKSPLQANKLRSSGQTSQNGIDELEFLTSCRNAGVVHILGNTVIRARRDSRFFKKIAIDYIYAFLRKICRENSVIFNVPHESLLNVGQIFSV, from the exons ATGATTGAAAGAGCAGGTAGTGAATCAGGTACCAGATTTATGGCTTCTGTGGCTTCGACATCAAATGAAGATGAAGCTACTAATAAAGGCAACATGTGGGATTTGGAGCAAAAGCTTGATCAGCCCATGGACGAGGAGGCTGGAAAGATCAAAGATATGTACAGAGAAAAG AAATTTTCGGCAATGTTAGTTTTGAGACTTGCATTCCAGAGTCTTGGTGTTGTATATGGAGACCTGGGCACATCTCCCTTATATGTTTTCTACAATACATTTTCTCGTGGAATTGAGGATCCGGAGGACATCATTGGAGCTCTCTCTTTGATTATATACTCACTTACTCTTGTTCCACTCCTCAAGTATGTCTTTTTGGTGTTGAGGGCTAATGATAATGGTCAAG GTGGAACATTTGCTCTTTATTCATTACTCTGCCGACATGCAAAGGTGAAAACTATACCGAATCAACACAGGAAAGATGAGGAGCTAACAACATACAGTCGGCATGTATTCCATGAGAAATCATTTGCTGCAAAAACTAAGAGATGGTTAGAGGGACATGAATACAAGAAGAACGCACTTCTTATCCTTGTCCTTCTTGGCACTTGCATGGTGATTGGGGATGGGATTCTAACTCCAGCCATATCAG TTCTTTCAGCTGCTGGAGGAATAAAGGTAGACCACCCTAATATGAGTAGTG ATGTAGTTATCATTGTTGCGGTGATAATATTAGTAGGTTTGTTTAGCATGCAACATTATGGCACAGATAGAGTTGGATGGCTGTTTGCTCCAATTGTCCTTCTTTGGTTTCTCTTTATTGGAAGTATTGGTGCATTCAACATATGGAAGTATGATAGTTCTGTTCTGAAAGCGTTATCCCCAGTTTACATTGTTCGGTATTTCAGGCGAGGAGGGAGAGATGGTTGGACCTCCCTTGGAGGGATCATGCTTAGTATCACAG GGACAGAAGCACTCTTTGCAGACCTAGGACATTTCCCAGTGTTGGCTGTTCAGATTGCATTCACAGTAGTTGTGTTCCCTAGTCTTCTTTTAGCGTATTCAGGACAAGCTGCTTACCTTATGAAACACCAGGATCATGTGGTAGATGCATTTTATCGCTCAATTCCAG GGAGTGTGTACTGGCCTATGTTTATTATTGCAACATTAGCTGCTATTGTTGCTAGTCAGGCCACCATATCTGCAACATTTTCAATTATCAAACAGGCCGAAGCACTTGGCTGTTTTCCAAGAGTAAAGGTTGTTCATACGTCAAAGAATTTCCTTGGTCAGGTATATATTCCTGATATTAATTGGGTCCTCATGATTCTCTGCATTGCTGTCACTGCTGGATTCAAAAATCAGAGCCAGATTGGAAATGCTTATG GAACAGCAGTCGTGGTAGTCATGCTGGTGACAACATCTCTCATGATTCTAATCATGTTGCTTGTTTGGCACTGCCATTGGAGTCTTGTCCTAATCTTCACCATTTTATCATCAGCTGTGGAACTTCCATACTTTTCAGCTGTACTTTTCAAGGTTGATCAAGGTGGTTGGGTCCCGCTTGTAATTGCAGCTGCCTTTCTTGTCATCATGTATGTCTGGCATTATGGCTCCATGAAGCGTTATGAGTTTGAGATGCACAGTAAGGTTTCCATCGCATGGATTCTTGGGCTAGGTCCCAGCTTAGGGTTGGTCCGAGTCCCTGGTATAGGCTTTGTGTACACCGAATTAGCTAGTGGGGTGCCCCCCATTTTTTCTCACTTTATCACCAACCTCCCTGCCATCCATTCCGTTGTTGTATTTGTATGTGTAAAGTACCTCCCTGTATACACAGTGCCTCAAGAAGAGAGGTTCCTTGTAAAACGGATTGGGCCTAAGAACTTCCATATCTTTCGGTGTATCGCAAGGTATGGTTACAAGGATCTCCACAAGAAGGATGATAATTTTGAGAAGATGCTCTTTGACAGCCTTCTCCTATATGTCCGTCTTGAGTCGATGATGGAGGGATGTTCAGATTCAGAAGAATACAGTTTGAATGGTCTGCAAACCATGCAGTCAGGGGACTTCCTACTAACTGAGAACAGCAACACATTCACCTCCAACATGGAGTGTACAATATCAGACGAGGACTCAATTGTTCCCATTAAGTCCCCATTGCAAGCCAACAAGCTGAGGTCATCAGGGCAGACCAGCCAGAATGGGATAGATGAGTTGGAGTTCTTGACCAGTTGCAGAAATGCTGGGGTGGTGCACATACTAGGGAATACAGTGATAAGGGCAAGAAGGGATTCAAGGTTCTTTAAGAAGATTGCAATAGATTACATTTATGCATTCCTTAGGAAAATATGCAGGGAAAACAGTGTCATCTTCAATGTTCCTCATGAGAGTCTCTTAAATGTGGGGCAGATTTTCTCTGTGTAA
- the LOC122077436 gene encoding protein RALF-like 19: MATTRLSVVFLLLALVAMALMVDSSPLFSIDDGLLAAVSKSACNGLVGGECISEANEEMMMMIMDSDDDDDDVVRRGLYRRRRYISYEALKANKIPCRRPGQSYYDCRKNLKINPYRRSCTMATHCARDLR; the protein is encoded by the coding sequence ATGGCCACCACTCGCCTCTCGGTGGTCTTCCTCCTCTTGGCCTTAGTGGCCATGGCATTGATGGTTGATTCGTCTCCTTTGTTTTCGATTGATGATGGGCTGCTTGCTGCTGTGTCAAAGAGTGCATGTAATGGCCTGGTTGGAGGGGAGTGCATTAGTGAAGCGAATgaggagatgatgatgatgattatggactctgacgacgatgatgacgaCGTCGTTCGACGAGGCCTTTATCGACGCCGAAGGTACATTAGCTATGAAGCATTGAAGGCAAACAAGATCCCATGCCGCAGACCCGGTCAATCCTACTATGATTGCAGGAAAAATCTAAAGATTAATCCTTACAGGCGAAGTTGCACCATGGCCACGCACTGTGCCAGGGATCTCCGTTAA
- the LOC122076835 gene encoding potassium transporter 11-like isoform X2, giving the protein MSSDVVIIVAVIILVGLFSMQHYGTDRVGWLFAPIVLLWFLFIGSIGAFNIWKYDSSVLKALSPVYIVRYFRRGGRDGWTSLGGIMLSITGTEALFADLGHFPVLAVQIAFTVVVFPSLLLAYSGQAAYLMKHQDHVVDAFYRSIPGSVYWPMFIIATLAAIVASQATISATFSIIKQAEALGCFPRVKVVHTSKNFLGQVYIPDINWVLMILCIAVTAGFKNQSQIGNAYGTAVVVVMLVTTSLMILIMLLVWHCHWSLVLIFTILSSAVELPYFSAVLFKVDQGGWVPLVIAAAFLVIMYVWHYGSMKRYEFEMHSKVSIAWILGLGPSLGLVRVPGIGFVYTELASGVPPIFSHFITNLPAIHSVVVFVCVKYLPVYTVPQEERFLVKRIGPKNFHIFRCIARYGYKDLHKKDDNFEKMLFDSLLLYVRLESMMEGCSDSEEYSLNGLQTMQSGDFLLTENSNTFTSNMECTISDEDSIVPIKSPLQANKLRSSGQTSQNGIDELEFLTSCRNAGVVHILGNTVIRARRDSRFFKKIAIDYIYAFLRKICRENSVIFNVPHESLLNVGQIFSV; this is encoded by the exons ATGAGTAGTG ATGTAGTTATCATTGTTGCGGTGATAATATTAGTAGGTTTGTTTAGCATGCAACATTATGGCACAGATAGAGTTGGATGGCTGTTTGCTCCAATTGTCCTTCTTTGGTTTCTCTTTATTGGAAGTATTGGTGCATTCAACATATGGAAGTATGATAGTTCTGTTCTGAAAGCGTTATCCCCAGTTTACATTGTTCGGTATTTCAGGCGAGGAGGGAGAGATGGTTGGACCTCCCTTGGAGGGATCATGCTTAGTATCACAG GGACAGAAGCACTCTTTGCAGACCTAGGACATTTCCCAGTGTTGGCTGTTCAGATTGCATTCACAGTAGTTGTGTTCCCTAGTCTTCTTTTAGCGTATTCAGGACAAGCTGCTTACCTTATGAAACACCAGGATCATGTGGTAGATGCATTTTATCGCTCAATTCCAG GGAGTGTGTACTGGCCTATGTTTATTATTGCAACATTAGCTGCTATTGTTGCTAGTCAGGCCACCATATCTGCAACATTTTCAATTATCAAACAGGCCGAAGCACTTGGCTGTTTTCCAAGAGTAAAGGTTGTTCATACGTCAAAGAATTTCCTTGGTCAGGTATATATTCCTGATATTAATTGGGTCCTCATGATTCTCTGCATTGCTGTCACTGCTGGATTCAAAAATCAGAGCCAGATTGGAAATGCTTATG GAACAGCAGTCGTGGTAGTCATGCTGGTGACAACATCTCTCATGATTCTAATCATGTTGCTTGTTTGGCACTGCCATTGGAGTCTTGTCCTAATCTTCACCATTTTATCATCAGCTGTGGAACTTCCATACTTTTCAGCTGTACTTTTCAAGGTTGATCAAGGTGGTTGGGTCCCGCTTGTAATTGCAGCTGCCTTTCTTGTCATCATGTATGTCTGGCATTATGGCTCCATGAAGCGTTATGAGTTTGAGATGCACAGTAAGGTTTCCATCGCATGGATTCTTGGGCTAGGTCCCAGCTTAGGGTTGGTCCGAGTCCCTGGTATAGGCTTTGTGTACACCGAATTAGCTAGTGGGGTGCCCCCCATTTTTTCTCACTTTATCACCAACCTCCCTGCCATCCATTCCGTTGTTGTATTTGTATGTGTAAAGTACCTCCCTGTATACACAGTGCCTCAAGAAGAGAGGTTCCTTGTAAAACGGATTGGGCCTAAGAACTTCCATATCTTTCGGTGTATCGCAAGGTATGGTTACAAGGATCTCCACAAGAAGGATGATAATTTTGAGAAGATGCTCTTTGACAGCCTTCTCCTATATGTCCGTCTTGAGTCGATGATGGAGGGATGTTCAGATTCAGAAGAATACAGTTTGAATGGTCTGCAAACCATGCAGTCAGGGGACTTCCTACTAACTGAGAACAGCAACACATTCACCTCCAACATGGAGTGTACAATATCAGACGAGGACTCAATTGTTCCCATTAAGTCCCCATTGCAAGCCAACAAGCTGAGGTCATCAGGGCAGACCAGCCAGAATGGGATAGATGAGTTGGAGTTCTTGACCAGTTGCAGAAATGCTGGGGTGGTGCACATACTAGGGAATACAGTGATAAGGGCAAGAAGGGATTCAAGGTTCTTTAAGAAGATTGCAATAGATTACATTTATGCATTCCTTAGGAAAATATGCAGGGAAAACAGTGTCATCTTCAATGTTCCTCATGAGAGTCTCTTAAATGTGGGGCAGATTTTCTCTGTGTAA
- the LOC122077092 gene encoding uncharacterized protein LOC122077092: MDLAPEQLQYLTTTEVLKESVTIPKSSPKTFSLITLTLVFPLSFAVLAHSLFTHPLLRQIETQSPSNPKLPQEWARLLVFQFCYLIFLFAFSLLSTAAVVFTVASLYTSKPVSFTSTIYAIPRVFKRLLITFLWVALLMIVYNFVFIASLVTLIIAIDNKSSLLFLFALALILVSLVVHVYITALWHLASVVSVLEPVYGIAAMRKSKDLLKGKTRMAAVLVFGYLSICGAIGGVFVSFVVHGGQNSGVFVRIVVGGVLVGVLVIVNLIGLLVQSVFYYVCKSHHHQGIDKSALCDHLGGYLGDYVPLKSSVQMESMEI; this comes from the coding sequence atggatcTTGCACCAGAACAGCTGCAGTATCTTACTACCACAGAAGTCCTCAAAGAATCAGTCACAATTCCAAAATCATCTCCAAAGACATTTTCTCTCATAACCCTAACCCTTGTTTTTCCTCTCTCCTTTGCTGTCTTAGcccattccctcttcacccatccTCTCCTCAGACAAATCGAAACCCAATCTCCTTCAAACCCTAAGCTTCCTCAAGAATGGGCTCGCCTACTAGTCTTCCAGTTCTGCTACCTTATTTTTCTCTTCgcgttctctcttctctctaccGCTGCTGTTGTTTTCACCGTTGCTTCTCTCTACACCTCCAAGCCCGTCTCTTTTACTTCCACAATCTATGCAATCCCTCGGGTTTTCAAGCGTCTCTTAATCACCTTCCTCTGGGTTGCTCTGCTCATGATCGTTTATAACTTTGTCTTTATTGCCTCTCTTGTTACTCTCATCATAGCCATCGATAATAAGAGCTCGCTTCTTTTCTTGTTCGCACTCGCCCTTATTTTGGTATCCCTCGTCGTTCACGTCTACATTACAGCTCTATGGCACCTCGCTAGCGTTGTGTCGGTTCTCGAACCGGTTTACGGGATTGCAGCGATGAGGAAGAGTAAGGACTTGTTGAAGGGGAAGACCCGGATGGCTGCTGTGCTTGTTTTCGGGTATTTATCGATTTGTGGGGCAATTGGTGGCGTTTTTGTATCGTTTGTGGTTCATGGTGGGCAGAATTCTGGAGTGTTTGTTAGGATTGTGGTTGGTGGAGTCTTAGTTGGGGTGTTGGTTATTGTGAACTTGATAGGATTGTTGGTTCAGAGTGTGTTCTACTATGTCTGCAAAAGTCATCATCACCAGGGGATTGATAAGAGTGCTTTGTGTGATCATCTTGGTGGCTATCTTGGAGACTATGTGCCTCTGAAGAGTAGTGTTCAGATGGAGAGTATGGAGATCTGA
- the LOC122077327 gene encoding nuclear transcription factor Y subunit C-2-like yields MDQSEDQQQQQQQQQQPTTGASAGQVSYSTPYQTGPMVVSGAPAVAVNSTQPAAAFSASQHQLAYQQAQHFHHQQQQQQQQQLQVFWANQIQEIEQTTDFKNHSLPLARIKKIMKADEDVRMISAEAPVVFAKACEMFILELTLRSWIHTEENKRRTLQKNDIAAAITRTDIFDFLVDIVPRDELKEEGLGIPRVPAVGAPADSIPYYYVPPPHQVGVPSAALYASQPRPPVPYVPSIPWPHPPQQQQTEQSQQHQTNV; encoded by the coding sequence ATGGATCAATCTGAAGATcagcaacaacagcagcagcagcagcagcagccaacGACAGGAGCAAGTGCAGGTCAAGTGTCCTACTCGACCCCCTACCAAACTGGACCTATGGTGGTGTCAGGTGCCCCTGCAGTAGCAGTCAATTCAACCCAGCCTGCAGCTGCCTTCTCTGCTTCTCAACACCAGCTTGCGTACCAGCAGGCTCAACACTTTCACCaccaacagcagcagcaacaacaacagcagctTCAGGTATTCTGGGCCAACCAGATCCAAGAGATCGAGCAAACAACCGACTTCAAAAATCACAGCCTCCCGCTTGCTCGGATCAAGAAGATAATGAAGGCTGATGAGGATGTTCGGATGATATCAGCCGAGGCTCCAGTTGTATTTGCAAAGGCCTGTGAGATGTTTATCTTGGAATTGACACTGCGGTCATGGATCCATACAGAGGAGAACAAGCGACGAACACTGCAGAAGAATGACATTGCTGCTGCGATAACGAGGACTGACATATTTGACTTCCTAGTTGACATTGTTCCAAGGGATGAGTTGAAGGAAGAAGGACTTGGGATTCCTCGGGTACCCGCAGTAGGTGCCCCAGCAGATTCTATCCCATACTACTATGTGCCTCCACCTCACCAAGTAGGGGTCCCATCAGCAGCACTATATGCTTCCCAGCCTCGCCCACCTGTGCCATATGTGCCTAGCATCCCATGGCCTCACCCACCTCAGCAGCAACAAACTGAGCAATCTCAACAGCATCAAACCAATGTCTGA